Proteins from one Telopea speciosissima isolate NSW1024214 ecotype Mountain lineage chromosome 1, Tspe_v1, whole genome shotgun sequence genomic window:
- the LOC122665863 gene encoding inactive protein RESTRICTED TEV MOVEMENT 2-like has product MERKTKANSTQRRSYEEFQPSLDWKREEGHDTLVIPLPGFKKDQINLQISYLGNLKISGERPLEENRWSRFHKDFLIPKDCNADGIHAKFVGEVLSVTMPKKSTQPPAQNEQKSFEFRLYNKKMVLSVGVAIAVLIALGIYAAHRLNLV; this is encoded by the exons atggaaagaaagaCCAAAGCCAACAGTACACAGCGACGTTCATACGAAGAATTCCAACCCTCTTTGGATtggaagagagaggaaggtcATGATACTCTTGTCATCCCTCTACCTG GTTTCAAAAAGGATCAAATAAATTTGCAGATCAGCTATCTGGGTAATTTGAAGATCAGTGGAGAACGTCCCCTCGAAGAAAACAGATGGAGCCGTTTTCATAAGGATTTTCTCATTCCAAAGGACTGTAATGCAGATGGGATTCATGCAAAATTTGTAGGCGAAGTCCTTTCTGTTACAATGCCAAAGAAATCAACTCAGCCACCAGCCCAGAATGAACAAAAAAGTTTCGAGTTTAGATTATATAACAAAAAGATGGTTTTAAGTGTAGGTGTGGCCATTGCTGTGCTGATTGCCTTGGGGATTTATGCAGCACATAGACTTAATCTGGTCTAG